From one Culex quinquefasciatus strain JHB chromosome 3, VPISU_Cqui_1.0_pri_paternal, whole genome shotgun sequence genomic stretch:
- the LOC6046230 gene encoding uncharacterized protein LOC6046230 — translation MDNCHNYATTSKKRRIPISDDIHIIIKKFRDKDKHDEKPSTSGDHDYDDEHSMDSEELKRVRQQEPSSSCVTASTSSSNSSGTLGGAGGSTTVVTSGGAFSGGTGITIQQQQLQQPASSQSDDIKLILKKLSNIEELLKVVAEQSFNRLAALKQETPGASGVVTNPAAAGLGLIAAESSCMNVVQEPTFKFPLRTLKELIELNKGICSDESLYNKLFEYLTKIKLECDENIVMNALSMLISDEVLDAVTWDGGKKFKLSSLVIFSDSLYVAWFKDRLKYDEYVAEMKDAIEKSHKRFAKTKAKKSTSQQQQPQTLTLTTASDGQLFLA, via the exons ATGGACAATTGCCATAACTATGCCACGACCT ccaaGAAGAGGAGGATTCCCATTTCGGACGACATACACATAATCATCAAAAAGTTCCGGGACAAGGACAAGCACGACGAGAAGCCTT CAACTTCCGGCGATCATGACTACGACGATGAACACAGCATGGACTCGGAAGAGCTGAAGCGGGTTCGCCAGCAGGAGCCTTCCTCGTCGTGCGTGACGGCCAGCACTTCGTCCAGCAACAGCAGCGGGACGCTTGGAGGTGCGGGTGGTTCTACGACGGTGGTGACGAGCGGCGGTGCGTTCTCCGGAGGAACTGGAATCACgattcagcagcagcagctccaacAACCGGCGTCCTCCCAGTCGGATGACATCAAGCTGATCTTGAAAAAGTTGTCCAACATCGAGGAGCTGCTGAAGGTGGTGGCCGAGCAGAGCTTTAACCGGCTAGCGGCCCTCAAGCAGGAAACTCCCGGCGCTTCCGGTGTCGTCACGAATCCGGCTGCGGCCGGGCTGGGCCTGATTGCGGCCGAGTCGAGCTGCATGAACGTGGTGCAGGAACCGACGTTCAAGTTCCCGCTGCGAACCCTCAAGGAACTGATCGAACTGAACAAGGGCATCTGCAGCGACGAAAGTCTGTACAATAAGCTGTTTGAGTATCTCACCAAAATCAAGCTGGAATGTGATGAAAACATCGTGATGAACGCCCTCAGCATGCTGATCAGCGACGAGGTGCTGGACGCGGTCACCTGGGACGGGGGCAAAAAGTTCAAGCTGTCCTCGCTGGTCATCTTCAGCGATTCGCTGTACG TCGCCTGGTTCAAGGACCGGCTCAAGTACGACGAGTACGTGGCCGAGATGAAGGATGCCATCGAAAAGTCGCACAAGCGGTTCGCCAAGACGAAGGCGAAAAAATCAAcctcccagcagcagcagccccaaACGTTGACCCTGACGACGGCCAGCGATGGCCAGCTGTTTCTGGCGTAG
- the LOC119768649 gene encoding uncharacterized protein LOC119768649 — translation MNPHLDSKSNVCPKSFFSFVLPFLFFKWNPLTAMCINLPFYQYSWIFAAINMMVNLALNTYFLFWHLAAPPPQDNVFVQSIDVGRFHLSIRIPWNFLHVGRMLYSVQGLARGLYFLLVADNYGPLLGSVVTGPALFAFDMAMSARNFRKEDCGCPGGCRQYFWMRTVKHVTAVLHWSTMCCLLFGRFEGCVREE, via the exons ATGAATCCTCATCTGGACTCCAAATCTAACGTATGCCCAAAATCTTTTTTCTCGTTTGTACTACCCTTCCTGTTTTTCAAATGGAATCCCTTGACTGCGATGTGCATCAACCTTCCATTTTATCAATATTCCTGGATATTTGCGGCCATCAACATGATGGTCAACCTG GCCCTCAACACCTACTTTCTGTTCTGGCACCTGGCGGCTCCTCCTCCGCAAGACAACGTGTTCGTGCAGTCGATCGACGTGGGCCGCTTCCACCTGTCCATTCGCATTCCCTGGAACTTTCTCCACGTGGGCCGGATGCTGTACTCGGTGCAGGGTTTAGCCCGGGGGCTGTACTTTCTGCTGGTGGCGGACAACTACGGTCCCCTGCTGGGCAGTGTCGTCACCGGGCCGGCCCTTTTTGCGTTCGATATGGCGATGTCGGCGCGGAACTTCCGCAAGGAGGACTGTGGCTGCCCCGGCGGATGTCGCCAGTACTTTTGGATGCGCACCGTGAAGCACGTGACGGCGGTTCTGCACTGGAGCACCAtgtgctgtttgctgtttgggCGCTTTGAAGGGTGTGTTCGGGAAGAATGA
- the LOC6046229 gene encoding ATP-binding cassette sub-family A member 2: MVLEGTNLLKVFSYKCLTEKRRHPFRNIINTVFPIVVVAIFVFTRTGFKQGGFNYVNIVNKQPSTAELTEDDVVAFYPTGLFSKLLFAPSNDFTEELIEHTRMKLFVTHDRVESFTTTTELEHALLVTSDFFAIVFDSNSSANTRLSYTIRTKNNNFRTGEVYSRNLFTSYLKDRNEYFESGFLALQYAIERSFLELRTGLADQVLPEYEFKHVPLGGARPQEASQIYAVCIVVAIFVAVACTYLLLVPLVEEKASGMKEYLKIATPYSYWNEVAVFGINLLHLGLISMACVVISCVASVWELTAAQMVSASLLFLLFITCMIAYTFFISALLESVTIATIVAPICYFAPLILVIVQVRFEALLSIFPLAGFSVGIAILDNFQNSWHSFRAAHAFLTGYPGNERINLFGVLTLQLFGTLLWSLLWFYISNVWPGRYGTPKGYLFLFNSDYYQKGKNKINSRLDNSSLTEDDADGAHKGVMEEGDHLDKVVKISNLNKIYKTSYGTRTAVKNLSLKIYKNRITALLGHNGAGKTTTMNIITGMTPRTSGRIEIDGDDNASNYRQQIGFCPQHNVALGYMNCREHLVFFGALRGMSMADAERKADEILERVNLSDKSEEVLSNLSGGMKRRLCLANAIIGRTKLLILDEPTSGLDPESRRDIWDVLLKLKKDHTILITTHFMEEADVLGDWIAIMENGELIAFGTSIFLKHHYGKGYTLKLLKRNDFKRSQVMATIEEHVGRVVERPAVESLFAVTLPYSYIDAYAALLKELEDNRDELGIDSISITNATLEEVFLNSSSHNKALEVEASIDVPDAPITSRSASVVREPTSPQKYERITLPSTLQMRAIAYKKLLHIRRNLHMYGVMSALPVAVTILCFLFSGGYYRTEYDSIALHHGSIKRPFAVIVVNGNDRPVDLKNGSFFRGLELIVTEDADVDGFLMAEAAKDRTRYHDQLVAAIEFNVSEHKLKVLHNNNLLHSSGIAINLASNLLLHYYGYPEADVTAKNSPSNRRLQVDSFAPYLFTEAISLCFMLYILQYLQLPYLEASTGFKQLHNVNRYLYWGTTLAFDFALHVIICLLVFVFALNMDRESVFSRYEHGQIVGILILYGLVALLVIYIVSQCVDKMDTAVTCMSYLMLIGVCGVFLLSDGADKIRENDGLILLLHPIPEFALKHSLRVVYENQKVSKIQALVRQNTFGGNPTWDGIQPLSLTYLYVVVPIMVIIFALLLNEFIENIYRREALVTRKVRMSATLKVILSCGAKRRKRRAIDQPDSNYELRHEVDDDVDAENKMVDQLITNEQPPFSPHTIAVHNLKKRYLDLPAVRGISFAVKRGECFGLLGMNGAGKTSTFQMITQNLPITDGTIYLNEQNVRSSHSKDYRAQYGYCPQGDSLLDFMTPYELVKYTALMKDIKTPDNFISMWLTDLDILSFAHSRTNECSGGTKRKVNTVLAMLGNPSIVFLDEPTTGVDPKSRHYVWSRIKALQRHDQTIILTSHSMDECEELCNRLSIMVDGQLRCIGFIQRLKEKYGKGFNLLLKLNGNDPAATCALIQTIQAQFHPCELKEEHDGILKFLVREPILLSELFSGITAIKHDHASLVQSFSINETSLEDIFLNFRPPTGESRACQLVDVV, encoded by the exons GATGATGTTGTCGCTTTCTATCCAACGGGATTATTCAGCAAGCTGCTGTTTGCACCAAGCAATGATTTCACCGAAGAGTTGATCGAGCACACGCGAATGAAACTGTTTGTCACTCATGATC GGGTTGAAAGTTTTACCACGACCACCGAGCTGGAACATGCCCTCCTCGTGACGTCGGATTTTTTCGCGATCGTCTTCGACTCCAACTCGTCGGCCAACACCCGGCTGAGCTACACGATCCGCACCAAGAACAACAACTTTCGCACGGGTGAGGTGTACTCGCGGAATCTGTTTACGAGCTACCTGAAAGATCGAAACGAGTACTTTGAGAGTGGATTTTTGGCGCTGCAGTACGCGATCGAGCGATCGTTTTTGGAGCTTCGTACGGGCCTGGCGGACCAGGTGCTGCCCGAGTATGAGTTCAAGCACGTGCCGCTGGGCGGCGCCCGGCCCCAGGAGGCGTCCCAGATCTATGCGGTGTGCATTGTGGTGGCGATATTTGTTGCTGTGGCATGTACATACTTACTGCTGGTACCGCTGGTGGAGGAGAAAGCATCCGGCATGAAGGAATATCTGAAGATCGCGACCCCGTACAGCTACTGGAACGAGGTTGCCGTATTTGGAATCAATTTGCTTCACCTTGGCTTGATATCCATGGCGTGTGTGGTCATTTCGTGTGTGGCCTCCGTTTGGGAGCTGACGGCAGCGCAGATGGTTAGCGCGAGCTTGCTCTTCCTGCTGTTCATAACGTGTATGATCGCGTACACTTTTTTCATCAGCGCCCTGCTGGAATCGGTGACGATCGCAACGATTGTGGCACCAATCTGTTACTTTGCGCCGCTGATTTTGGTGATCGTACAGGTGCGCTTTGAAGCACTGCTGTCCATATTTCCGCTGGCTGGGTTTAGCGTGGGTATTGCGATTTTGGACAACTTTCAAAACTCTTGGCACAGCTTTAGGGCGGCTCACGCGTTCCTCACCGGGTACCCCGGGAATGAACGGATTAATTTGTTTGGAGTGCTGACCCTACAGCTGTTTGGGACGCTTTTGTGGAGTTTATTGTGGTTCTACATTTCGAACGTTTGGCCCGGTCGTTACGGGACGCCCAAGGGATATCTGTTCCTGTTCAACAGCGATTACTACCAGAAAGGAAAGAACAAGATCAACTCTCGATTGGACAACTCGAGCCTGACGGAAGACGACGCTGACGGCGCCCACAAGGGCGTGATGGAGGAAGGAGATCATTTGGACAAAGTAGTCAAGATTAGCAATCTGAACAAGATTTACAAGACTTCGTATGGCACGCGGACGGCCGTGAAGAACTTATCGCTGAAGATTTACAAAAACCGCATAACGGCCCTGCTGGGACACAACGGCGCTGGCAAAACGACCACGATGAACATCATCACCGGTATGACGCCACGCACCTCGGGCCGGATCGAAATCGACGGCGATGACAACGCGAGCAACTACCGTCAGCAGATTGGCTTCTGTCCGCAGCACAACGTTGCGCTCGGGTACATGAACTGCCGCGAGCACCTGGTCTTCTTCGGGGCGCTCCGCGGGATGAGTATGGCCGATGCGGAACGCAAAGCGGACGAGATTCTGGAGCGCGTAAATTTGTCGGATAAAAGCGAAGAAGTGTTGTCGAATTTGTCCGGCGGAATGAAGCGAAGGTTGTGTTTGGCAAACGCGATCATTGGACGAACCAAGCTGTTGATACTTGACGAACCGACGTCCGGGTTGGACCCGGAATCGCGTCGGGACATTTGGGATGTActgttgaaattgaaaaaagatcACACCATACTGATCACCACGCACTTTATGGAGGAAGCGGACGTCCTTGGGGATTGGATCGCCATCATGGAAAACGGAGAACTGATCGCGTTCGGAACATCGATCTTCTTGAAGCACCACTACGGCAAAGGCTACACGCTGAAGCTGCTCAAGCGTAACGACTTCAAACGGAGCCAGGTGATGGCCACGATCGAAGAACACGTTGGCAGGGTGGTCGAAAGACCCGCCGTTGAGTCGCTTTTCGCTGTGACGCTGCCGTACAGCTACATCGACGCGTACGCCGCCCTTCTGAAGGAACTGGAAGACAACCGGGACGAGCTGGGAATCGACTCGATCAGCATCACCAACGCCACGCTGGAGGAAGTTTTTCTCAA CTCGTCCTCGCACAACAAAGCCCTGGAGGTGGAAGCCAGCATCGACGTCCCGGATGCACCCATCACGTCGCGGTCGGCCAGTGTCGTGCGCGAGCCCACCAGCCCACAAAAGTACGAAAGAATCACTCTGCCGTCGACGCTCCAGATGCGCGCGATCGCGTACAAAAAGCTCCTGCACATCCGGCGGAACCTGCACATGTACGGCGTCATGTCCGCGCTGCCCGTTGCGGTGACGATTCTGTGCTTTCTGTTCAGCGGTGGGTACTACCGCACCGAGTACGATTCGATCGCGCTGCACCACGGCTCGATCAAGCGGCCGTTTGCGGTGATCGTGGTGAACGGTAACGATCGGCCGGTCGACCTGAAGAACGGGTCGTTCTTCCGTGGGTTGGAGCTGATCGTGACGGAGGACGCGGACGTGGATGGTTTTCTGATGGCGGAAGCCGCGAAAGATCGCACTCGATACCACGATCAGCTGGTGGCGGCGATCGAGTTTAACGTTAGTGAGCACAAGTTGAAGGTTTTGCACAATAACAACTTGCTGCACAGCTCGGGGATAGCGATCAATCTGGCCAGCAATCTGCTGCTGCATTACTACGGTTATCCGGAGGCGGATGTGACGGCGAAGAATAGCCCGTCGAACCGCCGGCTACAGGTGGACTCGTTTGCGCCTTATTTGTTCACCGAAGCAATTTCTCTGT GCTTTATGTTGTACATCCTGCAGTACCTGCAGCTTCCGTATCTGGAAGCGTCGACGGGTTTCAAGCAGCTGCACAACGTAAACCGGTACCTGTACTGGGGCACCACGCTGGCGTTTGACTTTGCCCTCCACGTGATCATCTGCCTGCTAGTGTTTGTTTTTGCGCTAAACATGGATCGCGAGAGCGTCTTCAGCCGGTACGAGCACGGTCAGATTGTAGGGATTCTGATTCTGTACGGATTGGTCGCCCTGCTGGTGATCTACATCGTAAGCCAGTGCGTCGACAAGATGGACACGGCGGTGACCTGCATGAGTTACCTCATGCTGATCGGAGTCTGCGGCGTGTTTCTTCTGTCGGACGGGGCCGATAAGATCCGTGAAAATGACGGCCTGATACTGCTGTTGCATCCGATCCCGGAGTTTGCGCTCAAGCATTCGCTGCGGGTCGTGTACGAGAATCAGAAGGTGAGCAAGATTCAAGCGCTGGTACGGCAGAATACCTTCGGTGGAAATCCGACCTGGGACGGCATTCAACCGCTCAGTTTGACGTATCTCTACGTGGTGGTACCGATCATGGTGATCATTTTTGCACTGCTGTTGAACGAATTCATCGAGAACATCTACCGGAGGGAGGCGCTGGTCACCAGAAAGGTGAGAATGTCTGCTACCTTAAAAGTTATTCTCAGTTGCGGGGCCAAAAGAAGGAAACGAAGGGCTATTGATCAGCCGGACTCGAACTACGAACTACGGCACGAAGTTGACGACGATGTGGACGCGGAGAACAAGATGGTCGATCAGTTGATTACCAACGAACAGCCGCCATTCTCGCCGCACACGATTGCGGTGCACAACTTGAAGAAGCGCTACCTGGATCTACCGGCCGTCCGCGGAATCAGCTTCGCCGTCAAACGTGGCGAGTGTTTCGGACTGCTCGGGATGAACGGAGCTGGCAAAACGAGCACGTTCCAGATGATCACCCAGAACCTGCCGATCACCGATGGAACCATCTATCTGAACGAACAGAACGTGCGATCGTCCCACAGCAAAGACTACCGGGCCCAGTACGGCTACTGTCCGCAGGGCGACTCCCTCCTAGACTTTATGACTCCGTACGAGCTGGTCAAGTACACCGCACTCATGAAGGACATCAAAACACCGGACAATTTCATCAGCATGTGGCTCACCGATCTGGATATCCTGTCGTTCGCCCACAGCCGCACCAACGAGTGCTCCGGCGGAACAAAGCGCAAGGTCAACACCGTCCTTGCGATGCTCGGCAATCCGTCGATTGTGTTCCTGGACGAGCCCACGACCGGAGTCGACCCCAAGTCACGCCACTACGTGTGGAGTCGCATCAAGGCACTGCAGAGGCACGATCAAACGATCATTCTGACCTCGCACAGCATGGACGAGTGCGAAGAGCTGTGCAACCGGCTGTCGATCATGGTCGACGGGCAGCTGCGTTGCATCGGCTTCATCCAGCGATTGAAGGAAAAGTACGGCAAAGGGTTCAACCTGCTGTTGAAGCTCAACGGTAACGATCCGGCAGCGACTTGCGCGTTAATTCAAACCATCCAAGCCCAATTCCACCCCTGCGAGCTCAAGGAAGAACACGAC GGCATCCTAAAATTCCTCGTACGTGAACCGATCCTGCTGTCCGAGCTGTTTTCTGGGATCACCGCCATCAAGCATGACCATGCCAGCCTCGTGCAAAGCTTCTCGATTAACGAAACCTCTTTGGAGGATATTTTTCTCAACTTTAGACCGCCCACGGGCGAGTCACGCGCCTGCCAGTTGGTGGatgtggtttga